The following are encoded in a window of Castanea sativa cultivar Marrone di Chiusa Pesio chromosome 9, ASM4071231v1 genomic DNA:
- the LOC142609666 gene encoding protein yippee-like: MGRLFVITLEGSIYSCKHCRTHLALSDDIVSKAFHCRHGKAYLFDKVVNVTLGEKEERMMITGLHTVVDIFCVGCCSIVGWKYEAAHEKTQKYKEGKFILERFKVLGPDGSNYSSPQEAIFGSSDADDA, encoded by the exons atgggaaggctTTTTGTGATCACTCTTGAAGGAAGCATCTATAGCTGCAAGCACTGCAGGACACACCTTGCTCTTTCTGATGATATCGTTTCTAAG GCTTTCCATTGCAGGCATGGAAAGGCTTATCTCTTTGATAAAGT CGTAAATGTCACACTAGGGGAGAAAGAAGAGCGCATGATGATTACTGGATTGCACACTGTTGTTGACATTTTTTGTGTTGGATGTTGCTCAATTGTGGGTTGGAAATAT GAGGCTGCACATGAGAAAACCCAGAAGTACAAGGAAGGAAAATTTATCCTAGAGAG GTTTAAGGTGTTGGGTCCTGATGGGAGCAACTACTCGTCACCTCAGGAAGCTATATTTGGTAGTAGTGATGCTGATGATGCCTGA